A region of Paenibacillus sp. 37 DNA encodes the following proteins:
- a CDS encoding sensor histidine kinase: MTEAYTISVENSRGQASEHTMKPGPREWFNIGFSSILELLLLVTGSYALFNQPGSRVMRLFYLLNLSMAICILTIYTSQLPLSNYILAFCAAWLPYCLAAFYVSFAFRTRLHRFRWLLFISRGIAVAYSAGLVYLYIKQWMMTDVQINQGITTVSTPVAPSGPTNLLNFILCATLLILIWMTWVNRKSYNRKEQNQLLLMLTGIIFSLIPFIICFAIPTLLQGEPLLPVEYTLIGFLPLSWMFTYVLVQRSMLDFKLVMPRLMIHGLYALIVFLLFLAASHLHSLIHISLLFVSFLLITWVYQYMLTRSRKKNKLNKDWLEHQQLRLTVRMAEQQNMRDMIHVFAEMFHKMLDIEGVIVIWIDDKHRYSQEGTGVFSSIQNIDNEVLDIEVLRQKYDLAQVWELSGEPTTEMIGFLGIGHKENRTFFSAEEQEIIDKGRLEAIRMLINGKLLSDLQKRYEYRVDQTDLHEHQIRRHRQFNDIMMEAQQAERMKTSYFLHDQLLQNLIFLSRDLEELHDTGETHKDQTAVWLECLYASQRDIRQLCDDLYPHIMDRSDLEEALQWLIRTLQIQSGLRMELNYNALSEELKHDPLKSTVFRTIRELIMNVMKHAQASFCFIQVHTRDNDLILQVEDNGLGFNVHTTFATATGHFGLISIQSSIQHLGGEFTLHSSLGKGTSINILLPLTKGATEQ, from the coding sequence GTGACTGAAGCCTATACCATTAGCGTTGAGAATTCTCGCGGTCAGGCATCCGAACATACCATGAAGCCTGGACCACGCGAATGGTTTAACATCGGATTCTCATCCATTTTGGAATTATTGCTATTGGTGACAGGAAGCTACGCCCTGTTTAACCAACCCGGTTCACGAGTGATGCGTCTGTTCTACCTGCTTAACCTGTCCATGGCCATATGTATACTGACGATATACACATCCCAGTTGCCTTTATCCAATTATATTCTGGCCTTTTGTGCGGCATGGTTACCTTACTGTCTAGCCGCTTTTTATGTGTCTTTTGCATTCCGTACCCGTCTGCATCGTTTTCGGTGGTTACTATTCATCAGCAGAGGTATTGCAGTTGCTTATTCTGCAGGCCTAGTATATTTATACATCAAGCAGTGGATGATGACCGATGTTCAGATCAATCAAGGCATTACCACCGTCAGTACTCCTGTTGCGCCGTCTGGTCCAACCAATCTGCTTAACTTTATTCTTTGCGCAACCCTTCTGATCTTAATCTGGATGACATGGGTTAATCGTAAAAGCTACAATCGCAAGGAGCAGAACCAGCTATTGCTCATGTTAACAGGAATTATTTTTAGCCTAATTCCCTTCATCATCTGTTTTGCTATTCCAACCCTGCTTCAAGGTGAACCATTATTGCCTGTAGAGTACACATTAATTGGATTTCTTCCTTTATCATGGATGTTCACTTATGTACTTGTACAACGGAGCATGCTTGACTTCAAACTGGTTATGCCAAGATTGATGATTCATGGACTATATGCTTTGATCGTATTTTTACTGTTTCTGGCTGCTTCGCACCTGCATTCGTTAATTCATATCAGCTTACTGTTTGTCTCGTTTTTGCTGATCACTTGGGTGTATCAGTACATGCTCACCCGCTCACGCAAGAAAAACAAACTTAATAAAGACTGGTTGGAACACCAGCAACTGCGGTTGACTGTGCGAATGGCTGAGCAGCAAAACATGCGGGACATGATTCACGTGTTTGCCGAGATGTTCCACAAGATGCTGGATATTGAAGGCGTCATTGTCATATGGATTGATGATAAGCACAGATATTCTCAGGAAGGTACAGGCGTTTTTTCTTCCATTCAGAATATCGATAACGAGGTGTTGGATATTGAAGTTTTACGACAGAAATATGACTTGGCACAGGTTTGGGAGCTTTCAGGTGAACCAACGACGGAGATGATAGGATTTCTAGGCATTGGTCACAAAGAAAATCGCACCTTTTTTTCAGCAGAAGAGCAGGAGATCATTGATAAAGGCAGGCTGGAAGCGATTCGAATGCTCATCAATGGCAAACTCTTATCTGATCTGCAGAAGCGATATGAATACCGTGTAGACCAGACAGATCTTCATGAACACCAGATACGCCGCCATCGGCAGTTCAATGATATTATGATGGAAGCCCAACAGGCAGAGCGTATGAAAACCTCTTATTTCCTGCATGACCAACTGCTACAAAACCTGATTTTCCTGTCTCGTGATTTGGAGGAATTACACGATACCGGAGAGACGCATAAGGATCAAACGGCTGTTTGGCTGGAGTGCCTGTATGCTTCCCAGAGAGATATACGCCAATTGTGTGATGATCTCTACCCTCATATTATGGATCGAAGTGATCTGGAGGAAGCGTTGCAATGGCTCATCCGTACACTTCAAATACAAAGTGGTCTCAGAATGGAACTAAACTATAACGCCCTCTCTGAAGAGTTAAAGCACGATCCTCTGAAATCCACCGTCTTTCGGACGATCCGTGAACTCATTATGAATGTGATGAAGCACGCACAGGCGTCGTTTTGCTTCATACAGGTACATACAAGGGATAATGACTTGATTCTCCAAGTAGAGGATAACGGCTTGGGGTTTAATGTTCATACCACATTTGCTACTGCAACAGGGCACTTCGGTTTGATATCCATACAAAGCAGCATTCAGCATCTCGGTGGAGAATTCACCTTACATTCCAGCCTTGGCAAAGGAACCTCAATCAACATTCTTTTGCCTTTAACCAAAGGAGCAACTGAACAATGA